One genomic region from Arthrobacter sp. YN encodes:
- the zapE gene encoding cell division protein ZapE, whose product MVQIEQLAARTPAVSVEELLKGFYPSPRFGEVSFDSYRPDPSQPSQANAVKLLSAFADGVGSEDNGGLFKKLFAKKAPATRAGIYLDGGFGVGKTHLLASLWHRSPGPKAFGTFVEYTNLVGALSFRKTVEALSSYKLVCIDEFELDDPGDTVLMSRLMRELADAGVKLAATSNTLPGSLGEGRFAAVDFQREIQVLADQFDVVRIDGEDFRHRGLPAAPAPLKTEELKHRMKAEFAGKTVAVDDFRTLVNHLAAVHPSRYRQLISGVEAVVWSDVETITEQAVALRFVVLADRLYDKDVPILASGVPFDKLFTEEMMTGGYTKKYFRAVSRLTALAREAQNHEPA is encoded by the coding sequence GTGGTACAGATCGAACAACTGGCTGCCCGCACGCCGGCAGTCTCCGTGGAGGAACTCCTCAAGGGTTTCTACCCCTCTCCGCGATTCGGAGAGGTATCGTTCGACAGCTACCGTCCCGACCCATCGCAGCCGAGCCAGGCCAATGCCGTGAAGCTCCTCTCGGCCTTCGCCGACGGGGTGGGATCCGAAGACAACGGCGGCTTGTTCAAGAAGCTCTTTGCCAAGAAGGCACCGGCCACCAGGGCAGGAATCTACCTTGACGGCGGCTTTGGCGTCGGCAAGACCCACCTCCTGGCCTCGTTGTGGCACAGGTCGCCCGGACCCAAGGCCTTCGGTACGTTCGTGGAATACACCAACCTGGTGGGTGCGCTCTCCTTCCGCAAGACCGTGGAGGCACTGAGCAGCTACAAACTGGTCTGCATCGACGAATTTGAACTTGATGATCCCGGCGATACCGTGTTGATGTCCCGCCTGATGCGTGAACTGGCCGACGCCGGCGTCAAGCTCGCTGCTACGTCCAACACACTGCCCGGCTCGCTGGGCGAGGGCCGCTTTGCCGCAGTCGATTTCCAACGCGAGATCCAGGTTCTCGCGGACCAGTTCGATGTTGTCAGGATCGACGGCGAGGACTTCCGGCACCGCGGATTGCCCGCTGCTCCGGCGCCGCTGAAGACCGAAGAACTCAAGCACCGGATGAAGGCCGAATTCGCCGGCAAGACCGTGGCGGTGGATGACTTCCGCACGCTGGTCAATCACCTGGCTGCGGTTCACCCCAGCCGCTACCGTCAACTTATCTCCGGCGTCGAGGCTGTGGTGTGGAGCGACGTCGAAACCATCACGGAGCAGGCAGTAGCCCTCCGCTTCGTAGTGCTGGCGGACAGGCTGTACGACAAGGATGTGCCCATCCTGGCCAGCGGTGTTCCCTTCGACAAACTTTTTACCGAAGAAATGATGACCGGCGGTTACACCAAGAAGTACTTCCGTGCCGTTTCAAGGCTGACCGCCCTTGCCCGTGAGGCGCAAAACCACGAGCCCGCCTGA
- a CDS encoding alpha/beta hydrolase family protein gives MASTHRSASDAAENKMSLRTKWAIGGFLAGGTLAGLLGAGSSALAVYFARRVITPAARHEDQEVLAVIRDDKGLQVILAATPDTTIDGVFSLFFAGGQGHARIGRIVSYSPAEQTVLREVEEVYSGNLSEARRAWWSGATYPDPASIGLAAEDVEIEVDGGLAPAWLVRADASAPAPVWAIMVHGRGATRLEGLRAVRTARNLGLDSLLISYRNDGLAPSALDGRYGLGSTEWRDVEAAIDYALEHGAEEIVLFGWSMGGAISLQTADLSRHRHLIRALVLDAPVINWVNVMAHHAQMNRIPYTVGRYGQLMLGHPLGRRLTGLAAPVDLKAMDWEARAIELRTPTLLIHSVDDDYVPFGPSASLAEKNPEMVTFEPFNGARHTKEWNVDPERWERVVHSWLQRQLAPRNNPGQAVAGPVDGAGSAGDAGPAEASGQTG, from the coding sequence ATGGCATCGACACACCGGTCAGCGAGCGACGCTGCAGAGAACAAAATGTCCCTCCGCACCAAATGGGCCATTGGTGGCTTCCTCGCGGGCGGCACCCTCGCCGGCCTGCTGGGCGCCGGGTCCTCCGCGCTCGCCGTCTATTTTGCCCGGCGCGTCATCACTCCGGCGGCCCGCCACGAGGACCAGGAGGTCCTCGCCGTCATCAGGGATGACAAGGGGCTCCAGGTCATCCTCGCGGCTACCCCGGACACCACCATCGACGGCGTGTTCAGCCTGTTCTTCGCCGGCGGGCAAGGACACGCACGGATTGGCCGGATCGTGTCCTATTCCCCGGCTGAGCAGACGGTCCTCCGCGAGGTTGAAGAGGTCTACAGTGGCAATCTGTCAGAGGCCCGCCGTGCCTGGTGGAGCGGCGCTACCTATCCGGACCCGGCATCGATCGGCCTTGCGGCCGAGGATGTGGAGATAGAGGTCGACGGCGGGCTGGCGCCGGCGTGGTTGGTCCGCGCCGATGCTTCCGCTCCGGCTCCGGTCTGGGCAATCATGGTCCACGGGCGGGGCGCCACCCGGCTCGAGGGCCTCCGGGCCGTGCGTACGGCGCGGAACCTGGGGCTGGACAGCCTGCTCATCTCCTACCGCAACGACGGCCTTGCCCCTTCAGCCCTCGATGGGCGCTACGGCCTGGGATCCACTGAATGGCGGGACGTGGAGGCTGCCATTGATTACGCCTTGGAGCATGGGGCCGAGGAGATCGTGCTTTTTGGGTGGTCCATGGGCGGGGCGATCAGCCTTCAGACAGCCGATCTCTCCAGGCACCGCCACCTCATCCGGGCTTTGGTGCTGGATGCCCCCGTCATCAACTGGGTCAATGTCATGGCCCATCATGCCCAAATGAACAGGATTCCCTACACTGTGGGGCGTTACGGGCAGTTGATGTTGGGTCATCCGCTGGGGCGCAGGCTGACCGGCCTTGCGGCTCCCGTTGACCTCAAGGCCATGGATTGGGAAGCCCGCGCCATTGAGCTGCGGACTCCCACGCTGTTGATCCACAGCGTCGACGACGACTACGTTCCGTTCGGGCCGTCCGCCAGCCTCGCCGAGAAGAACCCGGAAATGGTGACCTTTGAGCCCTTCAACGGGGCGCGGCACACCAAGGAATGGAACGTGGACCCGGAACGGTGGGAACGCGTGGTCCACTCATGGCTGCAGCGACAGTTGGCTCCCCGGAACAACCCGGGACAGGCAGTGGCTGGGCCGGTGGATGGTGCAGGCTCAGCGGGTGATGCGGGCCCGGCTGAAGCGTCTGGCCAGACTGGCTAG
- a CDS encoding antitoxin, producing the protein MPVGLIDDLKGKAQGLIQGNEEAIKNGIEKAGDFVDNKTGGKYAGHVDKVQNAASDFVAKNDGQPGQAPVTDEPKQP; encoded by the coding sequence GTGCCCGTGGGTTTAATTGACGACCTGAAGGGCAAGGCTCAGGGTCTCATTCAAGGCAACGAAGAAGCCATCAAGAATGGCATCGAAAAGGCCGGGGATTTTGTGGACAATAAGACGGGCGGCAAGTATGCCGGTCACGTCGACAAGGTCCAGAATGCCGCTTCCGACTTCGTGGCCAAGAACGACGGTCAGCCTGGACAGGCTCCCGTCACGGATGAGCCGAAGCAGCCATAG
- the ybaK gene encoding Cys-tRNA(Pro) deacylase produces MARKMASQGTPATAALAAAGVPFVLHPYSHDPAAASYGMEAAELLGIEPERVFKTLMVEVEGRLAVAVVPVSGNLDLKSVAAALGAKKASMADPKAAERRTGYVLGGISPLGQRQPSPTVLDESALGFDAILVSGGRRGLDIELAPADLIRLTQATVAAIGTSPAARG; encoded by the coding sequence ATGGCCAGGAAAATGGCTTCACAGGGAACGCCGGCAACTGCAGCTCTTGCTGCGGCCGGCGTTCCTTTTGTGCTTCACCCGTACTCCCATGATCCGGCCGCGGCCAGCTACGGCATGGAGGCCGCAGAGCTCCTGGGCATCGAGCCAGAGAGGGTCTTCAAGACACTCATGGTGGAGGTCGAAGGCCGCCTGGCGGTGGCCGTTGTCCCTGTGTCGGGAAACCTGGACCTGAAATCCGTTGCTGCGGCATTGGGGGCCAAGAAAGCGTCCATGGCCGATCCCAAGGCCGCTGAGCGCCGCACCGGTTATGTGCTGGGCGGTATATCCCCTCTTGGGCAGCGCCAGCCCTCCCCCACAGTCCTGGACGAATCAGCCTTGGGCTTTGACGCCATCCTGGTCTCCGGTGGCCGCCGCGGACTGGACATCGAACTTGCTCCGGCGGACCTGATCCGGTTGACACAGGCTACCGTTGCGGCCATCGGGACCTCCCCAGCGGCCAGAGGCTGA
- a CDS encoding amino acid permease, with product MNQQTASKSVLRRKPIDDIEEENKHSGLFKSLGLWQLTAIGVGGIIGVGIFSLAGLVAAGSEGTPGVGPAVLISFLIAGLASGAAALSYAEFAGMIPRAGSAYTYGYVALGEIIGWFIGWDLLLEYIAIVAVVAIGISGYFDAFLSGIGIHMPTWMTSTADEGKGGIINLPAILVCLLVTWILSRGTKAFGRFELVAVAIKVILILFIIGLGIFYVNAENYNPFMPSGFGPVIAGAATVFFAVFGYDAMSTAAEEAKDGKKHMPKAIILSLIIAMLLYVAATLVLTGMQNYKDINPTAGFASAFQGVGLPVIATIISVFAVLSILTVMLTFLLGVTRVWFSMSRDGLLPGWFAKTDRHGTPQRVTWIAGVASAFLAGVFPIKEVADLTNIGILAAFVVVCVSVIVFRYTKPDAPRTFRLPLMPIVPAFGVLASAFLMFQLHWETWARFGVWLVIGLVIYFAYGRRHSLMNPDSPRHKVESKPLA from the coding sequence ATGAATCAACAGACGGCTTCCAAGTCCGTCCTGAGGCGCAAGCCGATCGACGACATTGAGGAAGAAAACAAGCACAGCGGACTTTTCAAAAGTCTTGGCCTCTGGCAGCTGACGGCCATTGGCGTCGGCGGAATTATCGGCGTCGGGATCTTCTCCCTCGCCGGCCTTGTGGCCGCCGGGAGCGAGGGAACTCCCGGCGTAGGCCCTGCAGTACTGATTTCCTTCCTGATCGCCGGCCTGGCTTCCGGCGCCGCAGCGCTTTCCTACGCCGAATTCGCTGGAATGATCCCCCGCGCCGGCTCGGCTTACACCTACGGCTACGTGGCCCTCGGCGAGATCATTGGCTGGTTCATCGGCTGGGATCTGCTGCTGGAATACATCGCGATCGTGGCTGTGGTGGCCATCGGCATCTCCGGCTACTTCGATGCGTTCCTCTCCGGCATCGGAATCCACATGCCAACCTGGATGACGTCCACTGCTGACGAAGGCAAGGGCGGCATCATCAACCTCCCGGCGATCCTGGTCTGCCTTTTGGTCACGTGGATCCTGAGCCGTGGAACCAAGGCCTTTGGCCGGTTCGAACTTGTAGCGGTGGCCATCAAGGTCATTCTGATCCTGTTCATCATCGGACTCGGCATTTTCTACGTCAACGCCGAGAACTACAACCCGTTCATGCCCAGCGGCTTCGGTCCGGTTATCGCCGGCGCCGCAACCGTCTTCTTCGCAGTCTTCGGCTATGACGCCATGAGCACAGCGGCCGAAGAAGCCAAGGACGGCAAGAAGCACATGCCCAAGGCCATCATCTTGTCCTTGATCATCGCCATGCTCCTGTACGTAGCTGCCACGCTGGTCCTGACGGGTATGCAGAACTACAAGGACATCAACCCCACGGCTGGCTTCGCGTCGGCGTTCCAGGGCGTTGGATTGCCCGTCATAGCCACCATCATCTCGGTGTTCGCGGTACTTTCCATCCTGACCGTCATGCTGACCTTCCTGTTGGGCGTCACGCGCGTGTGGTTCTCCATGAGCCGCGACGGCCTGCTGCCCGGCTGGTTCGCCAAGACGGACCGGCACGGCACGCCACAGCGCGTGACGTGGATCGCCGGCGTTGCTTCGGCCTTCCTTGCCGGCGTTTTCCCCATCAAGGAAGTAGCCGACCTCACCAACATCGGTATCCTGGCCGCCTTCGTGGTGGTCTGCGTTTCAGTGATTGTTTTCCGCTACACCAAGCCCGACGCTCCGAGGACGTTCCGGTTGCCGCTCATGCCGATCGTCCCTGCCTTCGGTGTCCTGGCCTCCGCGTTCCTGATGTTCCAGCTGCATTGGGAAACCTGGGCCCGGTTTGGAGTGTGGCTGGTCATCGGCCTGGTGATCTACTTCGCGTACGGTCGCAGGCACTCACTCATGAACCCGGACAGCCCGCGCCACAAGGTGGAAAGTAAGCCATTGGCGTAG
- a CDS encoding SufE family protein, translated as MSTYTLPTALAEIVDDFQALTEPDRLQLLLEFSRGLPELPERLKDHPELLEQVVECQSPLFLTIESEKNPDGARKYRLFFKAPQEAPTTRGFAGVLHEGLDGLTAEEILAVPDDMPELLGLTRAITPLRMRGMTAMLGRIKRKVAAASRLEH; from the coding sequence ATGAGTACGTACACTTTGCCCACCGCACTGGCGGAAATCGTCGATGACTTCCAGGCACTGACGGAGCCTGACCGTCTGCAGCTCCTGCTTGAGTTCTCCAGGGGCCTTCCGGAGCTTCCAGAGCGCCTGAAGGACCACCCTGAGTTGCTGGAGCAGGTTGTGGAATGCCAGTCCCCGCTGTTCCTCACCATCGAGTCGGAGAAGAATCCTGACGGTGCCCGCAAGTACCGGCTCTTCTTCAAGGCTCCCCAGGAGGCGCCGACCACCCGCGGCTTCGCCGGTGTACTGCACGAGGGCCTCGACGGACTGACCGCCGAGGAGATCCTTGCTGTTCCGGACGACATGCCCGAATTGTTGGGCCTGACCCGTGCCATCACTCCCCTGCGTATGCGGGGAATGACTGCCATGCTCGGCCGCATCAAGCGCAAAGTTGCAGCCGCCAGCCGGCTGGAGCACTGA
- a CDS encoding LamG-like jellyroll fold domain-containing protein gives MEAKVSGEKIVVDSATTPTDLTVANPNGTFTRTMNTAPVRMETSAGWADISTDFVKTVEDGKTIIRPEQVPVDVTIGAGGSNEMAKIDDKEGHSIEQSWPFGMLPVPILVENTATYQQVLPGVDLVQIAHQGGVSQVLKIESAAAARDPRVVQMRLFLDADNATLSATPEGTITATGTESGEAELHMSGGQWWDSSQPGASALDPGTPGVTRPFKFTLGEEAGKQTQVFGMDEILNATDVTYPIYVDPPWNVPRTSYVMVDTAYPNTSYWNGAFSTETLNVGYLPPNWPTDGNAHLARSYYQFEGKTFDASADLINARFSVLETWSASCTPTGVASWLTGEVGTGTTWNNQPALGVRTDRGNVAKGWSSACPQGMVGFDLLAGESTLLNSAKWTIMLAADNELDTSGLAWKRFSNAGQVTVDYNRKPYGPAIHSVGEGRWAGAAWTSKYVTRDRTPTMAVFAGDIDLRPVNGTTGGPITVFFSVRPKAGGGNVFWGSVPNFSQEWGIATIQWGSSFGVLGDGDYILDAKGVDMFKAESPLMSFPFTVDTVGPAVPTVSPLSAELTSTTTPGEFKDLSRAPGDFTYKFRISNTYTSSRVPKASGFIYSVSETGSEAPPETVTCQTPPVKEFIVLCPSSDSVDINIGAVAPTSYLNVWAFDEAGNIATLEPYVAGAPKKITLKVASPTTATGTPMPLTPSGGATWVKINACGKAVESHRIPEGLCDSNNAPAVGYEAYALAFNGGKAETSGAAINPNESFSMAAWIRPDTASGNIQSVITQLAGTGPGAALEIGADGYGRLQTWYSATTSEHVNSDDYISAGEWSYVTAVYDKINRQLRLTANKDGLFGTWVVAASQPNVVSATTQKVILGQNAAGAQKFAGQIYRPILTNDVLTKAQFFAMEAAFKSASGTEAGVLVK, from the coding sequence ATGGAAGCCAAAGTATCGGGGGAGAAGATCGTGGTCGATTCAGCGACCACTCCTACTGATCTCACAGTTGCTAATCCCAACGGGACGTTCACACGGACGATGAACACCGCCCCGGTTCGTATGGAGACCAGCGCTGGCTGGGCGGACATATCCACTGACTTCGTGAAAACCGTTGAGGACGGCAAGACAATCATCAGGCCTGAGCAAGTGCCTGTTGACGTGACTATTGGCGCCGGCGGCTCCAACGAGATGGCGAAGATTGATGACAAAGAAGGCCACTCGATTGAACAATCCTGGCCGTTCGGGATGCTGCCGGTGCCGATCCTTGTGGAGAACACCGCAACGTATCAGCAGGTGCTACCCGGCGTGGACCTGGTGCAGATAGCTCATCAGGGTGGTGTGTCCCAAGTCTTGAAGATCGAGTCAGCTGCGGCTGCAAGGGATCCGCGTGTAGTCCAGATGCGGTTGTTCCTAGACGCCGACAACGCGACACTTTCGGCAACCCCAGAGGGAACAATTACTGCCACTGGTACCGAGAGCGGGGAAGCTGAGCTGCACATGAGCGGGGGCCAATGGTGGGATTCTTCCCAGCCGGGCGCTTCTGCACTGGATCCGGGAACCCCGGGTGTGACCAGACCCTTCAAGTTCACGCTCGGGGAGGAAGCTGGGAAACAAACTCAGGTCTTCGGGATGGACGAGATCCTGAACGCCACAGACGTGACCTACCCGATCTATGTCGACCCTCCCTGGAATGTGCCACGCACCTCATATGTCATGGTGGACACTGCATACCCGAACACCTCGTACTGGAACGGTGCCTTCAGCACCGAGACACTCAACGTTGGATACCTGCCTCCGAACTGGCCCACGGACGGAAACGCGCACTTGGCCCGTTCGTACTACCAGTTCGAAGGCAAAACCTTCGACGCCTCGGCGGATCTGATCAATGCCCGGTTCAGCGTCCTGGAGACGTGGTCGGCGTCCTGCACCCCCACAGGAGTGGCGTCGTGGCTGACCGGTGAAGTGGGAACGGGCACGACATGGAACAACCAACCGGCATTGGGAGTGCGCACTGACCGCGGCAACGTCGCCAAGGGATGGAGTTCGGCATGCCCCCAAGGGATGGTCGGCTTCGACTTGTTGGCAGGCGAGAGCACCTTGCTAAATTCAGCGAAGTGGACGATCATGCTCGCTGCCGACAATGAACTCGACACCAGCGGTTTGGCTTGGAAACGCTTCTCCAACGCCGGACAGGTAACAGTCGACTACAACCGGAAGCCCTATGGACCTGCCATCCACTCGGTAGGAGAGGGGCGATGGGCAGGTGCGGCGTGGACGTCGAAGTACGTCACCCGCGACCGTACGCCGACGATGGCCGTCTTTGCCGGCGATATTGACCTGAGGCCGGTAAACGGTACGACGGGCGGACCCATCACTGTCTTCTTCAGCGTCCGCCCAAAGGCTGGAGGTGGCAACGTCTTCTGGGGGAGTGTCCCGAACTTCAGTCAGGAATGGGGCATTGCGACCATCCAGTGGGGCTCAAGCTTCGGCGTCTTGGGCGACGGAGATTACATTCTCGATGCCAAAGGTGTGGACATGTTCAAGGCAGAGTCACCTCTTATGAGTTTTCCCTTCACCGTCGACACTGTCGGACCCGCGGTTCCAACGGTTAGTCCGCTGAGTGCCGAGTTGACCTCAACAACAACACCTGGCGAGTTCAAAGACCTCAGCCGGGCCCCGGGCGACTTCACCTACAAGTTCAGAATCAGCAACACCTACACATCATCACGTGTACCTAAGGCCAGCGGCTTCATCTATTCGGTGAGCGAAACCGGGTCCGAGGCTCCTCCGGAAACCGTGACATGTCAGACACCGCCAGTGAAGGAATTCATCGTGCTCTGCCCGAGTTCTGACAGTGTCGACATCAATATCGGAGCAGTCGCACCTACTTCATATCTCAATGTCTGGGCGTTCGATGAAGCAGGGAACATCGCGACCCTGGAACCCTACGTGGCAGGCGCTCCCAAGAAAATCACCCTGAAGGTGGCTTCACCGACAACCGCAACGGGAACACCGATGCCGTTGACCCCCAGTGGCGGTGCCACGTGGGTCAAAATCAACGCTTGCGGCAAGGCTGTCGAGTCACACCGCATTCCCGAAGGACTTTGCGACTCGAATAACGCACCTGCCGTAGGGTACGAGGCCTACGCACTGGCCTTCAATGGCGGTAAGGCGGAGACGTCAGGTGCCGCCATCAACCCCAATGAGAGTTTCAGCATGGCAGCCTGGATCCGTCCCGACACTGCTTCGGGCAATATCCAGTCAGTGATCACCCAGCTTGCCGGCACTGGCCCCGGTGCGGCGCTGGAGATTGGAGCAGATGGCTACGGCCGTCTCCAGACCTGGTATTCAGCGACGACCAGCGAGCATGTGAACAGCGACGATTACATTTCTGCCGGCGAGTGGAGCTACGTCACCGCCGTCTACGACAAGATCAACCGGCAACTTCGTCTGACGGCGAATAAAGACGGACTGTTCGGCACATGGGTCGTCGCAGCTTCACAGCCGAATGTGGTGAGTGCAACGACCCAAAAGGTGATTCTGGGCCAGAACGCTGCCGGAGCACAGAAATTCGCTGGGCAGATCTATCGCCCGATACTCACCAATGACGTGCTCACCAAAGCTCAGTTCTTCGCCATGGAAGCGGCTTTCAAGAGTGCCAGCGGAACGGAAGCAGGGGTTTTGGTCAAGTGA
- a CDS encoding helix-turn-helix domain-containing protein translates to MSTTTTARTSRADDVLRAYSLPDVAERLGVSLKTIRRMVDSGDLKTFNPYRKGRTVRVSEQTLRDLFAAGDA, encoded by the coding sequence TTGTCGACTACAACAACCGCTCGCACGTCCCGCGCCGATGATGTTCTCCGTGCCTATTCACTTCCCGATGTTGCTGAACGCTTGGGCGTCAGCCTGAAGACCATCCGCCGGATGGTTGATTCCGGTGACCTGAAAACCTTCAACCCCTACCGCAAGGGTCGGACTGTTCGCGTCAGCGAGCAGACGCTCCGCGATCTCTTTGCCGCTGGTGATGCCTGA
- a CDS encoding benzoate/H(+) symporter BenE family transporter, translating to MRSVSPPATHHRSSRETLGPPITAGIVTALVGFTSSFAVVLAGLQAVGANQAQASSGLLALTLTFGLGILWLSWRSRMPVTLAWSTPGAALLASAGMVDGGWPAAVGAFLMVGVLIVLTGLLPVLGRLMARIPTALAQAMLAGVLLPLCLAPFKSLGSAPLLIAPVILCWVVLMKFAPRWSVPASLLVALAVIGIHIASNGVQVPLHSLVPRLEWTTPAFSLEAAVGLALPLFIVTMASQNIPGVAVLKSFGYTTPWRPSMLVTGAGTIAGAPFGGHAINLAALSAALAAGEEAGKDHGRRWIAAFVSGLAYLVLAAASAALVTLVAAAPSGLLEAVAGLALLGTLAASISSALAVAEERIPACITFLLAASGLSFAGVGAAFWALAGGILVRWMLKSREPVQKA from the coding sequence ATGCGTTCTGTCTCCCCACCCGCCACTCACCACCGTTCCAGCCGGGAGACACTGGGCCCGCCGATCACCGCCGGCATTGTGACAGCGTTGGTGGGTTTCACTTCATCGTTCGCCGTAGTCCTGGCCGGCCTTCAAGCTGTGGGGGCCAATCAGGCCCAGGCATCCAGCGGGCTCCTGGCGCTCACGCTGACCTTCGGCCTCGGGATCCTGTGGCTGTCCTGGCGCTCCAGGATGCCAGTCACGCTCGCGTGGTCCACGCCCGGGGCGGCGCTGCTCGCCTCCGCTGGAATGGTCGACGGCGGATGGCCGGCTGCCGTGGGTGCGTTCCTGATGGTCGGGGTACTGATCGTCCTCACGGGATTGTTGCCGGTGTTGGGGCGCCTCATGGCCAGGATCCCTACGGCGCTGGCACAAGCCATGCTGGCCGGGGTCCTGCTCCCCCTGTGCCTGGCGCCCTTCAAGTCGTTGGGTTCGGCCCCGCTCCTCATTGCTCCGGTGATCCTGTGCTGGGTTGTGCTGATGAAGTTCGCACCGCGGTGGTCGGTCCCGGCATCGTTGCTGGTTGCCCTCGCCGTCATCGGGATCCACATAGCCTCCAACGGCGTACAGGTACCCCTTCACAGCCTCGTGCCAAGGCTTGAGTGGACAACTCCTGCTTTCTCCCTGGAGGCTGCCGTTGGGCTGGCATTGCCTTTGTTCATCGTCACCATGGCGTCACAGAACATTCCCGGCGTCGCAGTCCTGAAGTCGTTCGGGTACACCACTCCATGGCGCCCATCGATGCTGGTCACCGGCGCGGGCACCATTGCCGGTGCACCCTTCGGCGGCCACGCGATCAACCTCGCCGCGCTCAGCGCAGCACTTGCCGCGGGAGAGGAAGCAGGCAAGGACCACGGCAGGCGTTGGATCGCAGCGTTCGTCTCCGGGCTGGCCTACCTTGTCCTGGCCGCGGCTTCCGCGGCGCTGGTGACATTGGTGGCCGCAGCTCCGTCAGGACTCCTGGAAGCCGTCGCCGGCCTCGCGCTCCTCGGAACCCTGGCCGCCTCCATCTCCTCAGCGCTGGCTGTAGCGGAGGAACGCATTCCGGCCTGCATCACTTTCCTGCTGGCAGCGTCAGGTCTCAGCTTCGCCGGGGTTGGCGCTGCGTTCTGGGCGCTGGCCGGAGGCATCCTGGTGCGCTGGATGCTCAAGAGCCGCGAGCCTGTTCAGAAAGCGTGA